Proteins from one Prevotella sp. E2-28 genomic window:
- a CDS encoding site-specific integrase, with amino-acid sequence MRSTFKQLFYINRQKMKKNGNCPIMGRITIDGKACQYSTSYEIDPCLWNPSTGRAFASGKILEVLTPEEKMDIKRLNTQLDDLMAKGEEAYKRNLAGIGYVSAEVIKNAILDTDSQKDGLLELLADYNDEYKKRIGIDRCTASFQKFKRTLPILRDFIVIKYDRDDISVKELDYQFMVDFDFYLSTTLRMVPSTVNGFIARLHLIVRQAIKKKIIRRDPFAGFKYHKVKSNHHYLTMENLHKMMALELNTYRLCHTRDLFVFSCFTGIGRADLANLKESDIKTNKDGSQWIHIARQKTDTDCVIPLLDIPRRIIEKYKGEGKDGHVFFVPTTTCICKTLKMIEKQGNFNQHLRYYDARHTFATQVCLSNNVPIESISKMLGHTHIETTQIYAEITMQKQREDMQKLADSLDECFEDSEKRFIETPYNIADKS; translated from the coding sequence ATGCGTAGTACATTCAAGCAACTTTTTTACATCAACCGTCAGAAGATGAAAAAGAACGGCAATTGTCCGATTATGGGCAGAATCACCATCGACGGAAAGGCGTGCCAGTATTCAACGAGCTATGAGATTGACCCATGTCTTTGGAATCCCTCTACAGGCAGAGCTTTCGCTTCTGGGAAAATACTGGAAGTCCTAACACCAGAGGAGAAGATGGACATCAAGCGTTTGAATACGCAACTCGACGACCTAATGGCAAAGGGGGAAGAGGCATATAAGCGGAATCTTGCGGGTATTGGTTATGTTTCTGCTGAAGTCATAAAGAATGCCATCCTTGATACGGACTCACAGAAAGACGGTCTGCTCGAACTCTTGGCAGACTACAATGACGAATATAAGAAACGCATAGGGATAGACCGATGTACTGCCTCATTTCAGAAGTTTAAACGTACACTCCCCATCCTCCGCGACTTTATTGTCATCAAATACGATAGGGATGACATCTCCGTCAAAGAACTGGATTATCAGTTCATGGTAGATTTCGATTTCTATCTGTCAACGACACTGCGCATGGTGCCAAGTACAGTCAATGGTTTTATTGCAAGGCTGCATCTGATAGTACGTCAGGCAATCAAGAAAAAGATTATTCGCAGAGACCCGTTTGCAGGATTCAAATACCACAAAGTGAAATCCAACCACCACTATCTGACGATGGAGAACCTTCATAAGATGATGGCACTTGAACTGAACACCTACCGTCTCTGCCATACAAGAGACCTTTTTGTGTTCAGCTGCTTCACCGGCATTGGCAGGGCTGACCTCGCCAATCTCAAAGAGAGTGACATCAAGACGAACAAAGACGGAAGCCAATGGATTCACATCGCCCGTCAAAAGACTGATACGGATTGTGTCATTCCTCTGCTTGACATTCCACGGCGTATCATTGAGAAATACAAGGGCGAAGGCAAGGACGGGCACGTGTTCTTTGTTCCGACGACAACCTGCATTTGTAAGACACTCAAGATGATTGAGAAACAAGGTAACTTCAACCAGCATTTGCGATACTACGATGCCCGCCATACTTTTGCTACCCAAGTTTGTCTGAGCAATAATGTTCCTATAGAGAGCATTAGCAAGATGTTGGGACATACCCATATTGAGACAACTCAGATATACGCAGAAATCACCATGCAAAAACAGCGTGAGGATATGCAGAAGTTAGCAGACAGTCTTGACGAATGTTTTGAAGACTCCGAAAAGAGATTCATAGAAACACCTTATAATATTGCAGATAAATCTTGA
- a CDS encoding helix-turn-helix domain-containing protein, with amino-acid sequence MVQQKKVRKDNRLQRQIEELQKRIDAVEDILDNAKEVLSVEEAANFMDIARSSLYKMTSDRSIPFYRPNGKMIYFEKADILEWIRKNRVMSVMYDEDKVQEPVSCSGEQQSKYSKHS; translated from the coding sequence ATGGTACAACAAAAAAAGGTCCGAAAGGACAACCGCCTTCAAAGGCAGATTGAAGAACTCCAGAAACGCATAGACGCTGTGGAGGATATCCTTGACAATGCCAAGGAAGTATTATCAGTGGAAGAGGCAGCCAACTTCATGGACATAGCCCGCAGTTCACTCTACAAAATGACATCCGACAGGAGCATCCCTTTCTATCGGCCAAACGGCAAGATGATCTACTTCGAGAAAGCTGACATTTTGGAATGGATAAGGAAGAACCGCGTAATGTCTGTCATGTACGATGAGGACAAAGTACAGGAACCAGTATCCTGTTCAGGTGAACAGCAGAGTAAGTATTCAAAACATAGCTGA
- a CDS encoding helix-turn-helix domain-containing protein, giving the protein MEVISIERSTYEELLTSFNSFVAQMKGMASRGNDKKLDDWLDNQDVCQILNISPRTLQTLRDNGTLAFSQINHKVYYKPEDVKKILTVVEDRKKSQCMNLKRSAYERTDHAA; this is encoded by the coding sequence ATGGAAGTTATATCAATTGAACGCAGCACCTACGAGGAGCTGCTGACAAGCTTCAACAGCTTCGTCGCACAGATGAAGGGGATGGCCAGCAGAGGCAACGACAAAAAGTTGGACGATTGGCTTGACAATCAGGACGTGTGCCAGATACTGAACATCAGTCCGAGAACATTACAGACGCTCCGTGACAACGGGACCTTGGCCTTCTCCCAAATCAACCACAAGGTTTACTACAAGCCGGAGGACGTGAAGAAGATTCTCACCGTAGTAGAGGACAGGAAGAAATCTCAGTGTATGAACTTAAAGCGCAGTGCCTATGAACGAACTGATCATGCCGCATAA
- a CDS encoding site-specific integrase: MKTEMKVLLYLKRNEQSEKDMCPLMGRISIKGRYNSTAQFSCKMKVDSKIWNATSQRCTGKSKVATSTNREIEKLLLLLRYRFNEFLEDGQKFSAEDLKNAFQGIAAVQMTLLKLFKSHNEELALCVGVNRTQNTYLIYDKVYRGLEKYIHSKKKVSDVPLKQLDMMFIEKYDLYLKIECKYKPATRIAYLKVLKKLMNMATCRGLVPSNPFKGFKSERPKQTKRYLEMDELKKVMTVELDHPSDILARDLFVFSALTGVCYCDMRMLTDSNIVKQADETIWLQLKRHKTGTPENVRLTDIPITLIDKYKGIDKDGHIFPMPSYTTIRLHLKTIADKCKLGHYFSYHQARHTFGTTICLGNGIPIETVSKIMGHCSINITQHYAKVTERKIADDVRSLGSCIDKNFSLAGIELPPSRILRDYSQRHQKPRLGKKKKSVIEL, from the coding sequence ATGAAAACAGAAATGAAGGTGCTGCTCTACCTCAAAAGAAACGAGCAAAGCGAAAAGGACATGTGTCCGCTGATGGGAAGGATTTCCATCAAGGGACGTTACAACTCAACGGCACAGTTCTCGTGCAAGATGAAAGTGGATTCCAAAATCTGGAATGCCACTTCTCAACGTTGTACGGGTAAGAGCAAGGTAGCAACATCAACCAACAGGGAAATAGAAAAGCTACTGTTATTGCTCCGTTATCGGTTTAATGAATTTCTGGAAGATGGGCAGAAGTTCTCAGCCGAAGACCTGAAGAATGCCTTTCAGGGAATAGCGGCTGTACAGATGACACTGCTCAAACTTTTCAAATCGCATAATGAGGAACTGGCTCTATGTGTCGGTGTGAACCGTACCCAAAACACCTACCTCATCTACGACAAAGTCTATCGGGGGCTTGAAAAGTACATTCACAGCAAGAAGAAAGTTTCAGACGTACCTCTCAAGCAGTTGGATATGATGTTCATAGAAAAGTATGACCTTTATCTGAAAATTGAGTGCAAGTACAAGCCAGCAACAAGAATAGCCTATCTGAAAGTGCTGAAGAAACTGATGAATATGGCTACTTGCCGTGGACTTGTCCCGTCAAATCCATTCAAGGGCTTCAAATCAGAACGTCCCAAGCAGACGAAGCGCTATCTGGAGATGGATGAGTTGAAGAAAGTGATGACGGTGGAACTTGACCATCCCAGTGATATTCTTGCTAGAGATTTGTTCGTATTCTCTGCCCTTACAGGTGTATGCTATTGCGACATGCGTATGCTTACAGACTCCAACATCGTAAAACAAGCAGATGAAACTATCTGGCTTCAGTTAAAACGCCATAAGACTGGTACTCCCGAGAATGTGAGGCTAACGGATATTCCCATAACTCTTATCGACAAATATAAGGGTATTGACAAAGACGGACACATTTTCCCTATGCCGTCCTACACAACCATACGTTTACATCTGAAGACCATTGCAGATAAATGCAAACTTGGTCATTACTTCTCGTATCATCAGGCCCGGCATACATTCGGTACAACAATCTGCTTAGGGAATGGCATCCCTATCGAGACTGTCAGCAAAATCATGGGACATTGCAGTATAAACATTACCCAGCACTATGCAAAGGTAACAGAAAGAAAGATTGCTGATGATGTACGATCGTTGGGCAGTTGTATCGACAAGAATTTCTCTCTTGCGGGAATCGAGCTTCCACCATCGCGGATATTGCGTGACTACAGCCAGCGCCATCAGAAGCCAAGATTGGGAAAGAAAAAGAAGTCTGTCATTGAACTATAG
- a CDS encoding helix-turn-helix domain-containing protein, whose translation MNELIMPHNVGVKNVMESMKELLALYKNVTGNCRPMLDGERYLTDKEVSEILKVSRRTLQEYRNEGILPYIPLGGKILYRESDLEELLERHYHPAYRTMDK comes from the coding sequence ATGAACGAACTGATCATGCCGCATAATGTGGGAGTGAAGAATGTGATGGAAAGCATGAAAGAGTTGCTTGCACTTTACAAGAACGTTACTGGCAATTGTCGTCCAATGCTTGACGGAGAGCGTTACCTCACAGACAAGGAGGTGTCTGAAATCCTGAAGGTCAGCCGACGGACACTACAAGAGTATCGTAATGAGGGAATTTTGCCATACATCCCTCTTGGCGGAAAAATCCTCTACCGCGAGAGCGACCTGGAAGAACTTTTGGAGAGGCACTATCACCCTGCTTATCGCACGATGGATAAGTAG